The sequence GACGAGCATGACCTGTTGAGCCTCGGCGACACGCTCGACCCCGAGCGGCGGCTGCACGTCGTCACGCCGCGTGCGCCGCTCACGCTGGGCGGCTGGCCGGGCTACCACTGGTACGTCGTGCCGCGGGTCGGCTACCCCGACCACGAGACGTTCCACAACGCCTACCGCGGGCTCGCCGACTTCCACGACGAGCTGTGGGAGCGGACGGGGATCGCGCCGGAGAAGACGATCTTCGGCGGGTTCTCGATGGGCTCGGTGATGAGCTACTCGCTCGGCCTCGGCGCCGACCGGCCGACCCCCGCGGGCATCCTCGCCTTCAGCGGCTTCATCCCGGTCGTCGACGACTGGCAGCCGGACCTGGACAAGCGGCCGCGCGTGTTCATCGCCCACGGTCGGCAGGACCCGGTGATGGAGGTCGGCTTCGCGCGGCGCGCGAAGGACCTGCTGGAGGCCGGCGGGCTCGACGTCGAGTACCACGAGTCCGACGCCGCGCACCACATCGACCCGGCCCACGTCCCGGCCGCGATCGACTTCGTCGGGCGGACGCTGGTAGGGGAGCGCGCTCCAAGATAGGGA comes from Solirubrobacter pauli and encodes:
- a CDS encoding alpha/beta hydrolase, whose product is MSTIYRERPAAGEAEGLLVLHHGRGADEHDLLSLGDTLDPERRLHVVTPRAPLTLGGWPGYHWYVVPRVGYPDHETFHNAYRGLADFHDELWERTGIAPEKTIFGGFSMGSVMSYSLGLGADRPTPAGILAFSGFIPVVDDWQPDLDKRPRVFIAHGRQDPVMEVGFARRAKDLLEAGGLDVEYHESDAAHHIDPAHVPAAIDFVGRTLVGERAPR